The following coding sequences are from one Gimesia chilikensis window:
- the folK gene encoding 2-amino-4-hydroxy-6-hydroxymethyldihydropteridine diphosphokinase: MSQPNQVFLALGSNIEPEKNLPQAVQLLADFGTVTGKSSVWQSAPVGDPDQPDFLNAAVLLETEQNADTICERVVPEIESRLNRVRDPQNKNGPRTIDLDLVLFNRDTLRIAHRIIPDPEIGSRVFLAVPLAEIAPDYEVPGLNTTLSVIARDLQQLSQNQLLLRDEIQL, translated from the coding sequence GTGAGCCAGCCCAATCAGGTATTTCTGGCACTGGGCAGTAATATTGAGCCGGAAAAGAATCTGCCTCAGGCAGTCCAGCTGCTGGCTGATTTTGGGACCGTTACAGGAAAATCGTCAGTCTGGCAGAGTGCTCCGGTGGGGGATCCGGACCAGCCGGATTTTCTCAATGCTGCAGTTCTGCTGGAGACAGAACAGAATGCTGATACAATCTGCGAAAGGGTCGTTCCCGAAATTGAAAGCAGATTAAATCGAGTTCGCGACCCTCAGAATAAAAATGGCCCGCGTACCATTGACCTGGATCTGGTTCTCTTTAATCGAGATACCCTGCGGATTGCACACCGTATCATCCCGGACCCCGAGATCGGATCACGAGTGTTTCTGGCAGTGCCTCTGGCGGAGATCGCCCCGGATTACGAAGTCCCGGGACTCAACACCACGTTGTCCGTAATTGCACGTGACTTACAGCAGCTCTCTCAAAATCAGCTACTGCTCCGGGATGAGATCCAGCTCTAA
- the folB gene encoding dihydroneopterin aldolase, protein MPDQIHIADLLLRTIIGINEEEREKKQDVLINITMGVDLKAAGHSDQIADAVNYRTITKEIIDLVENSQFQLVEAMAHEVARICLEDARVEYAEVRIEKPGALRFARSVGVSVVRRREDYQQ, encoded by the coding sequence ATGCCCGACCAGATTCATATCGCCGACCTGTTACTACGAACCATCATCGGTATTAACGAGGAAGAACGCGAAAAAAAACAGGATGTTCTGATTAACATCACGATGGGCGTCGATCTGAAAGCAGCCGGTCATTCGGATCAGATAGCGGATGCCGTCAATTATCGTACGATTACCAAGGAGATCATTGACCTGGTAGAGAATTCCCAGTTCCAGCTGGTTGAGGCGATGGCACATGAGGTCGCACGGATCTGTCTGGAAGATGCGCGTGTTGAATACGCAGAGGTACGGATTGAAAAACCGGGAGCTCTGCGTTTTGCCCGCTCTGTGGGAGTCAGTGTGGTACGCAGACGCGAGGATTATCAGCAGTGA
- a CDS encoding TadE/TadG family type IV pilus assembly protein, translated as MLKRHCRWALNQKSKPERSGTTLVELAFVAPVFLVFVYAIFEFGYAYMISNIIQEATQEGAKLGRCEDVTTAQVETRVRDLLDTVFDSNLATIMVKNASQFDTPGADVEQINFSELPDLELANAEKAQLFIVRVEVPYKDVRLLNSFFVDPVKAAEAADKEKNLVLSGHSVRRHE; from the coding sequence ATGTTGAAGCGGCACTGCCGTTGGGCATTGAATCAGAAATCGAAGCCAGAGCGTTCTGGAACCACTCTGGTGGAACTGGCGTTCGTGGCGCCTGTTTTTCTGGTGTTCGTCTACGCGATCTTCGAGTTTGGCTACGCCTACATGATTTCGAATATCATTCAGGAGGCAACGCAGGAAGGGGCCAAGCTGGGACGCTGCGAAGATGTCACCACAGCCCAGGTCGAAACACGTGTCCGAGATCTGCTTGACACCGTGTTCGACTCAAATCTGGCCACAATCATGGTCAAAAACGCCAGCCAGTTCGACACTCCAGGCGCGGATGTAGAACAGATCAATTTTTCCGAATTACCCGATCTCGAACTGGCGAATGCAGAGAAAGCACAGCTGTTCATCGTTCGTGTGGAAGTGCCTTACAAAGATGTGCGATTGCTCAATTCATTTTTTGTGGACCCGGTAAAAGCAGCTGAGGCAGCTGATAAGGAGAAAAACCTGGTCCTTTCCGGACATAGTGTCAGGCGACACGAGTGA
- a CDS encoding vWA domain-containing protein, whose protein sequence is MKMFQRARKANVNLPGDQSRRGAFMVMAVPFLVATMGFMAFGIDIAVITMTKTKMRNAVEAAALAAAQQITDAVQTTADGITEGGDVSSSVQDANSIAVEAAKAMAEKVAGLNGVYVDPETDVKFGKRYQDASGTFHMIWGETAKPYNVVKVIARRDNSEEGKPDSQLQLFFAGIMGEKTASVTTSAIAFIEARDIVLVLDYSGSMSYDSEFDAMSSYRLGKTAVEDNLDDIWNTLVDSGATYSNSAQLKFPPEGYGKINSAEGQYISSSDDDYIFWALDLDEVDANGNLKYPFPQEGKNYYGSLNGQPTGYTNKNLWKNYIRWVRSNGTVSNYGYRKKYGYRTLMAYLISQRKKNDQSEDLWRAPIYPFHAMKNGVTLFTQFLGGLEFGDHIGLVTYDDSSRVESVLNDDGVSETVNLGDELITNNYTDINTIQRHKQASHYAPYTGMGYGIRDARELLSSHGRAGARPTILVMTDGNANRSPSNWSLPGNWDWDDVTDFDGDGQADYQTGDRHKQYALWQAVEAANLGYTVHTMTVGAGADRDLMRAIAKACNGISIDAPGGATIDEMRSQLLIAFGKIAANVPPAKLLADPESDF, encoded by the coding sequence ATGAAAATGTTTCAACGAGCCAGAAAAGCGAACGTAAATCTACCCGGCGACCAAAGTCGTCGTGGTGCGTTCATGGTGATGGCGGTACCATTCCTCGTTGCGACCATGGGCTTCATGGCGTTCGGGATTGATATCGCTGTGATCACCATGACCAAAACGAAAATGCGCAATGCAGTCGAGGCAGCCGCCCTGGCTGCAGCGCAACAGATTACCGATGCCGTTCAGACAACGGCAGACGGCATCACAGAAGGCGGTGACGTATCGAGCAGCGTGCAGGACGCGAACTCGATTGCTGTCGAAGCTGCCAAAGCGATGGCCGAGAAAGTCGCCGGGCTGAATGGCGTGTATGTGGATCCGGAGACCGATGTCAAATTCGGTAAACGGTATCAGGACGCCTCTGGTACTTTCCATATGATCTGGGGGGAAACTGCCAAACCATATAACGTGGTGAAAGTCATCGCCCGTCGTGATAATTCAGAAGAAGGTAAGCCAGACTCGCAGTTGCAACTGTTCTTCGCCGGCATCATGGGAGAAAAGACGGCCTCAGTCACTACATCTGCGATCGCCTTCATCGAGGCACGCGATATTGTGCTCGTGCTCGACTACTCCGGCTCGATGAGCTACGACAGTGAATTTGATGCCATGTCCTCTTATCGTCTGGGAAAAACGGCAGTGGAAGACAACCTGGATGATATCTGGAATACACTGGTTGATTCCGGCGCGACTTATTCCAATTCGGCTCAACTCAAGTTTCCTCCTGAAGGCTACGGAAAGATTAACTCCGCCGAGGGACAGTATATTAGTTCCAGCGACGACGATTACATCTTCTGGGCACTGGACCTCGATGAGGTGGACGCCAATGGTAATTTGAAATACCCCTTCCCACAGGAAGGTAAAAATTATTACGGAAGTCTGAACGGCCAGCCCACAGGCTACACGAACAAAAACCTGTGGAAGAACTATATTCGCTGGGTGCGATCGAATGGTACCGTGAGTAATTATGGCTACCGCAAGAAATATGGTTATCGCACTCTGATGGCCTATCTCATCAGCCAACGTAAGAAAAACGACCAGTCTGAAGATCTGTGGCGAGCTCCGATTTATCCATTCCACGCGATGAAAAACGGGGTGACACTGTTTACCCAGTTCCTGGGTGGCCTGGAGTTTGGTGACCACATCGGGCTGGTGACCTATGATGATTCATCCCGAGTCGAATCGGTTCTGAATGACGATGGCGTTTCGGAAACGGTCAACCTGGGTGATGAACTCATCACTAACAACTACACAGATATCAATACGATTCAAAGACACAAGCAGGCTTCGCACTATGCCCCCTACACCGGTATGGGTTACGGGATTCGTGATGCCAGAGAATTGCTGAGTTCACACGGTCGTGCTGGTGCACGTCCGACGATTCTGGTGATGACCGATGGTAACGCGAATCGTTCACCCTCAAACTGGTCTCTCCCGGGAAACTGGGACTGGGATGATGTGACTGATTTTGATGGCGATGGACAGGCTGACTATCAGACCGGCGATCGTCATAAGCAATATGCTCTCTGGCAGGCTGTGGAAGCGGCCAACCTGGGGTATACTGTGCATACCATGACCGTAGGGGCAGGTGCAGACCGAGACCTGATGCGGGCCATTGCCAAGGCCTGCAACGGGATCAGCATCGATGCTCCCGGTGGTGCGACGATCGACGAGATGCGATCACAGCTGTTAATCGCCTTTGGTAAGATTGCAGCTAATGTTCCGCCAGCGAAATTGCTGGCTGATCCGGAAAGTGATTTCTAA
- a CDS encoding TadE/TadG family type IV pilus assembly protein — translation MRINYHRKNKTNRLDSDRRGVAAVEFAVIAPVFLALVLGMVAVRRAVHTTTVMEAALSQAGRLASMDADLDLPSGTSLNDKIILDVRNFLRASGIENDESNLTITITRADDADGNALDPMPNPPSSGDTFDLSDPDNRNRLFRIGIEIPEGAMNSKLTEIMNLEGSMAKPMTGDAVWDLILNNGTTKIVN, via the coding sequence ATGAGAATCAACTATCACAGAAAAAACAAAACAAACCGACTGGATTCCGACCGCAGAGGTGTTGCTGCGGTCGAATTTGCCGTTATCGCACCTGTGTTCCTGGCTCTGGTGCTGGGAATGGTAGCTGTCCGGCGCGCCGTGCACACCACGACTGTCATGGAAGCCGCCCTGTCGCAGGCAGGACGGCTGGCATCCATGGATGCTGATCTCGATTTACCCTCGGGTACATCGCTGAACGATAAAATTATCCTGGATGTGCGCAACTTTCTGCGTGCTTCCGGTATTGAAAATGATGAGAGCAATCTGACGATCACTATCACCCGCGCTGATGACGCAGATGGCAATGCTCTGGATCCCATGCCTAATCCTCCCAGTTCTGGAGACACTTTCGATTTGAGTGATCCAGATAACCGCAATCGCCTGTTCCGGATTGGGATTGAGATTCCGGAAGGAGCAATGAATTCTAAACTGACGGAAATAATGAATCTGGAAGGTTCCATGGCGAAACCCATGACAGGGGATGCAGTGTGGGATCTGATTTTAAATAACGGCACGACAAAGATTGTCAACTAG
- a CDS encoding DUF1549 domain-containing protein produces MSFDKFRAYSFSGIALCSVFFTTLINATPSHADQKVSFYQQVRPILQAQCAGCHHPRNPEGDYVVTEFVDLLKGGESESAAIVPGKPDESYLVKLITPEGNEAEMPKAKTPLAQEQITLIRTWIQQGAVNDSPAKVEYRFNKENPPTYSAPPVITSLDFSPDGKLLAVAGFHEVLLHKSEGDQIVGRLIGKSQRIESVTFSPDGKYLAVTGGTPAERGEIQIWDVAQQSLVKSIPLTYDTIYGASWSPDGKLLAFGCSDNTLRAVEVATGKEILYQGAHYDWVLDTVFSKDGSHVISVSRDRTTKLTEVKTQRFIDNITSITPKALTGGLAAIDRHPTQDTVLVGGADGVPKLYQVFRQSKRVIGDDANLVRTFPALKGRIFGVDIHPNGKQLVAVSSLNHTGELKVFSFDIAEKIPDNLVAILNKRVASRSAAEKKQIEESRTQNVKLVSEAQVPESGLYTVCYHPQGAVIATAGQDGQIRLYESATGKLKKSFVPVPLKQTQPQIAAKPGSGKTENQESQQNELVVIDLNQAKLPKETFSGADPIVKLEVQPAQATIAQKFDTIQFLVTGHLKSGTKADLTRLVKVSQKGEPILHISETGLVRALQPGTVEVNFSLQGQQVTSKIHVPPFPADYSPDYWRDVAPAFTKMGCNSGLCHGANKGKDGFKLSLRGTDDLFDLRAFTDDLKSRRVNLAAPEQSLILLKAIAEVPHKGGQLALPGDAHYQIVSSWINKGTPLNREAARVERIKVVPENPVVPRAGLLQQFRVLATYSNGEERDVTSDAFIDCSNIEIAKMHHGGIAEVLRRGEAPLLARYEGKYAATTVTVMGDRSEFAWKQQPVFNYIDQLVDQKLKKTKTLPSQLCTDAEFIRRVYIDLTGLPPTIEDVKTFLADKRDSRLKRNELIDRLLGSPEFVEHWTNKWADLLQVNRKYLGVEGAKNFRDWIEKSVSENMPYDKFAYEILSASGSNKANPAASYFKIHRTPEDTMENTTHLFLAIRFNCNKCHDHPFERWTQDQYYETSAFFAQFGLKAAPESKGRNIGGTAVESGKPLFEVVYDKNEGEMIHERTGLKTPPKFPYPAEFKADPKADLSRREKLARWITSRDNQYFAKAYANRVWGYLTGTGLIEPIDDIRAGNPASNPELLQKLTEDFLSHDFDVRHLMRVICQSRTYQLSIESNEWNEDDKINYSHAKARRLPAEVLYDALCRVTGSESNIPGVPAGTRAAELPDVGFKLKSDFLAKFGRAQRESPCECERSSSVELGPVMALISGPTVGNAISDPNNALSKLVQQENNDSSLVDSIFLRVLNRPATAEEKQAGVKLIQQQIQNEHQSLKQRLAEYEKSLSPEIVQQENQRVQNIKDAQEKIASFQQAIAPREAWLNKEQQARTARLQQELTEYQKSLQSRIAAWEKEETKGSNWVVIKPESLSATNESTLQVQQDQSILAKGKNGKGDYQIVAQTNLKALSAVRLEVLTDDSLPQKGPGRSGDGNFVLNEFEVYAAPKSKPDQKQKLKLFNAQADFSQNTYLVATAIDGQVKPSGEGWAVSPQIGKPHKASFDIQSPLPSDDQGVILTFVMKQHFSSNTHSIGRFRLAITNGKGPTTLDQHPQDIRNILAKQADKRNAAEKKKLLDYYSKSDSRLQSMIKAVADSKQPRPTDPKLVELQQHLTAMQNVRPVDRKLTRLRDDVQLSAEQVKQNRLIAAQDLTWALINSPAFLFNH; encoded by the coding sequence ATGTCCTTCGACAAGTTCCGCGCTTATTCTTTTTCCGGCATTGCGCTCTGCTCGGTTTTCTTTACGACGCTCATCAATGCGACTCCTTCTCATGCGGATCAAAAGGTCAGCTTTTACCAGCAGGTCCGACCCATTCTACAGGCCCAATGTGCCGGCTGTCACCATCCACGAAATCCGGAGGGTGATTATGTTGTCACTGAATTCGTCGACCTGCTGAAAGGGGGCGAAAGTGAATCGGCTGCCATCGTTCCCGGCAAGCCAGATGAAAGTTACCTGGTAAAATTGATTACACCTGAGGGTAACGAAGCCGAAATGCCCAAGGCGAAAACGCCTCTGGCTCAGGAGCAGATCACCCTGATCCGTACCTGGATCCAGCAGGGAGCAGTGAATGACTCGCCTGCGAAAGTGGAATATCGCTTCAACAAAGAAAATCCACCGACCTATTCAGCACCGCCTGTCATTACTTCGCTGGACTTTTCTCCCGATGGGAAACTCCTGGCTGTCGCCGGCTTTCATGAGGTCCTTTTGCACAAATCAGAAGGAGACCAGATTGTCGGTCGACTGATTGGTAAATCACAGCGGATCGAATCGGTCACCTTCTCTCCCGATGGGAAATACCTGGCAGTGACGGGGGGAACCCCTGCAGAGCGGGGCGAAATTCAAATCTGGGATGTGGCGCAGCAGTCGCTCGTCAAGTCGATTCCCCTCACCTACGACACAATCTATGGCGCCAGCTGGTCTCCCGATGGAAAGCTGCTGGCCTTTGGTTGCAGCGATAACACACTCCGTGCAGTTGAAGTTGCGACCGGTAAAGAAATCCTCTACCAGGGAGCGCACTACGACTGGGTACTGGATACCGTATTTTCTAAAGATGGAAGTCATGTGATTTCTGTCAGCCGGGACCGGACTACCAAACTGACCGAAGTCAAAACACAGCGGTTCATCGATAATATTACATCGATTACTCCTAAAGCACTCACGGGAGGATTGGCAGCCATCGACCGCCATCCCACACAGGATACCGTGCTGGTGGGTGGTGCCGACGGGGTTCCCAAGTTGTATCAGGTCTTCCGTCAGTCCAAACGCGTGATTGGCGATGATGCGAATCTGGTGCGGACCTTCCCTGCCCTCAAAGGCCGGATCTTTGGTGTGGACATTCATCCCAACGGCAAACAGCTGGTCGCTGTCAGCAGTCTGAATCATACCGGGGAATTGAAAGTCTTTTCCTTCGATATTGCTGAGAAAATTCCCGACAATCTGGTTGCAATCTTAAACAAACGCGTCGCTTCGCGCAGTGCTGCCGAAAAGAAGCAGATTGAAGAGAGTCGCACCCAGAATGTGAAACTGGTCAGTGAAGCCCAGGTGCCTGAATCAGGACTTTATACCGTCTGCTATCATCCTCAGGGGGCCGTGATTGCAACCGCTGGACAGGATGGCCAGATACGGTTATATGAGTCCGCGACTGGAAAACTGAAAAAGTCATTTGTTCCGGTTCCATTAAAGCAGACGCAGCCTCAAATCGCCGCGAAACCCGGATCAGGCAAGACTGAGAATCAAGAGTCGCAACAGAACGAACTCGTTGTGATCGACCTCAATCAGGCGAAACTACCGAAGGAGACATTCTCGGGGGCCGACCCAATTGTAAAACTGGAAGTGCAGCCTGCTCAGGCCACCATCGCTCAGAAGTTCGATACAATCCAGTTTCTCGTAACCGGTCATCTGAAATCCGGCACCAAAGCCGATTTGACCCGTCTGGTGAAAGTCAGCCAGAAAGGCGAGCCCATTCTGCATATCTCCGAAACCGGACTGGTGCGTGCGTTGCAGCCTGGGACCGTAGAAGTCAATTTCAGCCTGCAGGGCCAGCAGGTTACTTCGAAAATTCACGTACCCCCCTTCCCCGCAGATTACAGTCCGGATTACTGGCGGGATGTGGCACCTGCGTTTACGAAAATGGGATGTAACTCCGGGCTCTGTCACGGAGCCAACAAAGGGAAAGACGGCTTCAAACTTTCTCTCCGTGGAACTGATGATCTGTTTGACCTGCGTGCCTTCACGGACGACCTGAAATCGCGTCGTGTCAATCTGGCCGCCCCAGAGCAAAGTCTGATTCTCTTAAAAGCCATCGCTGAAGTGCCTCACAAGGGTGGCCAGCTGGCCTTACCCGGGGATGCGCACTACCAGATCGTTTCTTCCTGGATCAATAAGGGAACACCACTGAACCGGGAAGCGGCCCGGGTAGAACGGATCAAGGTCGTGCCTGAGAACCCGGTTGTACCACGTGCCGGACTGCTGCAGCAGTTCCGTGTCCTGGCCACTTATTCCAATGGGGAAGAACGGGATGTTACCAGTGATGCCTTCATTGACTGCAGTAACATCGAAATTGCCAAAATGCATCACGGCGGAATTGCTGAAGTCCTGCGTCGAGGCGAAGCGCCACTGCTGGCCCGTTACGAAGGGAAGTATGCAGCCACGACCGTTACTGTCATGGGCGATCGCTCTGAATTTGCCTGGAAGCAGCAACCGGTTTTTAACTACATTGATCAGCTCGTCGATCAGAAACTGAAAAAGACAAAAACCCTGCCCTCTCAATTGTGTACCGACGCAGAATTTATCCGGCGGGTTTACATCGATCTGACTGGTCTGCCACCCACGATTGAGGATGTGAAAACGTTCCTGGCAGACAAACGCGATTCCCGCCTCAAACGCAATGAACTGATTGATCGTCTGCTCGGTTCCCCGGAATTTGTAGAGCACTGGACTAACAAGTGGGCTGACCTATTGCAGGTTAACCGGAAATATCTGGGCGTTGAAGGGGCAAAGAATTTCCGTGACTGGATTGAAAAATCAGTTTCCGAGAATATGCCTTACGATAAGTTCGCTTACGAAATTCTTTCAGCCAGTGGTTCCAATAAAGCGAATCCTGCTGCATCTTACTTTAAAATCCATCGGACACCTGAAGATACGATGGAAAATACGACGCATTTGTTCCTGGCAATCCGCTTCAACTGCAACAAATGTCATGACCATCCCTTCGAACGTTGGACCCAGGATCAGTACTATGAAACCTCGGCATTCTTCGCTCAATTTGGTCTGAAAGCAGCCCCGGAAAGTAAGGGCCGGAATATTGGTGGTACGGCCGTTGAAAGTGGGAAACCCCTGTTTGAGGTCGTGTATGACAAGAACGAAGGGGAAATGATTCATGAACGAACCGGCTTGAAAACGCCGCCGAAGTTCCCCTACCCTGCTGAGTTCAAAGCCGATCCGAAAGCGGATCTTTCACGTCGTGAAAAACTGGCCCGCTGGATCACCTCGCGGGATAACCAGTACTTCGCCAAAGCATATGCCAACCGGGTCTGGGGATACCTGACCGGAACCGGGCTGATCGAACCGATTGATGACATTCGTGCCGGAAATCCAGCTTCCAATCCAGAACTGCTGCAGAAGCTGACCGAAGATTTCCTGTCTCACGATTTTGACGTACGGCATCTGATGCGCGTGATCTGTCAGTCGCGGACCTATCAGTTGTCTATCGAATCCAACGAATGGAACGAAGACGATAAGATTAATTATTCGCATGCCAAAGCACGTCGTTTGCCTGCAGAGGTGCTTTACGATGCTCTCTGTCGAGTGACCGGTTCTGAATCCAATATTCCGGGTGTTCCTGCGGGGACCCGGGCAGCAGAACTTCCCGATGTGGGCTTCAAATTGAAAAGCGACTTCCTGGCCAAGTTCGGTCGTGCTCAGCGAGAAAGTCCCTGTGAATGCGAACGATCTTCGAGTGTTGAACTGGGACCGGTAATGGCTCTGATCAGTGGTCCTACAGTCGGTAATGCGATCAGTGACCCCAATAATGCCTTAAGTAAGCTGGTTCAGCAGGAAAATAATGACTCTTCCCTGGTCGATTCAATCTTTCTGCGGGTATTAAATCGCCCGGCGACTGCTGAGGAAAAGCAGGCTGGCGTTAAACTGATTCAACAGCAGATTCAGAATGAACACCAGTCACTGAAGCAGCGTCTGGCGGAATATGAAAAGAGCCTGTCTCCCGAGATTGTTCAGCAGGAAAATCAACGGGTTCAGAATATCAAAGACGCACAAGAGAAAATTGCTTCGTTCCAGCAGGCCATCGCCCCCCGCGAAGCCTGGTTGAACAAAGAGCAACAGGCCAGGACAGCACGGTTGCAACAGGAGTTAACGGAGTATCAGAAATCCTTGCAATCCCGGATCGCTGCCTGGGAGAAAGAAGAAACCAAAGGTTCCAATTGGGTCGTCATCAAGCCGGAATCATTGTCGGCGACCAACGAATCGACCCTGCAAGTACAGCAGGATCAGTCGATCCTGGCCAAAGGTAAAAATGGAAAAGGCGACTATCAGATTGTTGCTCAAACAAATCTGAAAGCGCTCTCTGCGGTTCGCCTGGAAGTACTCACCGATGATTCCCTTCCTCAAAAGGGACCGGGACGTTCTGGAGACGGAAACTTCGTTCTCAATGAGTTCGAGGTTTATGCGGCTCCAAAATCAAAACCAGACCAGAAACAGAAGCTGAAACTGTTTAACGCCCAGGCTGATTTCAGCCAGAATACGTATCTGGTTGCGACCGCCATTGATGGCCAGGTTAAGCCATCTGGCGAAGGCTGGGCTGTCTCACCACAGATCGGGAAGCCTCATAAAGCCAGCTTCGACATTCAGTCTCCGCTACCGTCTGATGATCAGGGAGTCATTTTGACCTTTGTCATGAAACAGCACTTTAGCAGTAATACGCATTCTATCGGTCGTTTCCGGCTCGCTATCACCAATGGTAAAGGACCAACTACGCTCGATCAGCATCCCCAGGATATCCGTAACATTCTGGCGAAACAGGCTGATAAGCGTAACGCTGCAGAGAAAAAGAAACTGCTTGACTATTACAGTAAATCAGACAGCAGGCTGCAGTCGATGATCAAAGCAGTTGCGGACAGTAAACAGCCACGGCCAACCGATCCCAAACTTGTCGAATTACAGCAGCATCTGACAGCGATGCAGAATGTGCGTCCCGTCGATCGCAAATTGACCCGTTTGCGTGATGATGTGCAGTTGAGTGCAGAGCAGGTCAAACAGAATCGGCTGATCGCTGCTCAGGACCTCACATGGGCGTTAATCAACAGCCCCGCCTTCCTGTTTAATCATTAA